From a single Sporosarcina oncorhynchi genomic region:
- a CDS encoding ATP-grasp domain-containing protein produces the protein MKGYLYYSSVEAERNREFINDLVKHAHKQDISLTLLVDEEQPDDDADFILFRDRKPELSATWETAGYRMINRSEVNRIANDKLKTFEMATLLGISAIPTWLIKNDNALNSYPLVLKTIDGHGGSEVFLCKSLEEASNVFSSLKGRRLIRQPFIESGSTDVRVFMIGDEILGAVKRIGHNSFKSNYTLGGSVEKYVLAGWQENEVRKIAKALKSDYIGIDFLLLPDGTWILNEIEDPVGARSLYVTHDFSVAEKLISYIKGLVEKK, from the coding sequence ATGAAAGGATATCTTTATTATTCATCCGTCGAAGCTGAACGAAATCGAGAATTTATCAATGATTTAGTGAAGCATGCCCACAAACAGGATATTTCACTGACACTGCTTGTCGATGAAGAACAGCCTGATGACGATGCGGATTTCATTTTATTCAGAGATCGAAAGCCAGAATTGTCCGCCACATGGGAAACGGCTGGCTACCGGATGATCAACCGTTCGGAAGTGAACCGGATTGCGAATGATAAATTGAAGACATTTGAAATGGCTACTTTGTTAGGGATTTCAGCAATACCTACTTGGCTTATTAAGAATGATAATGCGCTCAACAGCTATCCTCTTGTTTTGAAGACAATCGATGGTCATGGCGGAAGTGAAGTATTTCTTTGCAAGTCACTTGAGGAAGCATCTAACGTCTTTAGTTCATTGAAAGGGCGACGACTCATTCGTCAGCCATTTATCGAGTCGGGTTCAACGGATGTCCGAGTGTTCATGATTGGCGATGAAATTCTCGGGGCTGTTAAGCGGATAGGTCACAATTCATTCAAGTCGAATTACACATTGGGTGGATCCGTTGAGAAATATGTTCTGGCTGGTTGGCAGGAAAATGAAGTTCGTAAAATCGCAAAAGCGCTGAAAAGTGATTATATCGGCATCGACTTTCTGTTGCTTCCTGACGGTACATGGATTCTGAATGAAATTGAAGACCCCGTCGGCGCACGGTCGCTGTATGTGACGCATGACTTTTCGGTCGCTGAGAAGTTAATCAGTTATATTAAGGGGCTAGTAGAGAAGAAATGA
- a CDS encoding ATP-grasp domain-containing protein, with protein sequence MKKCWVIYNGSLTSDKFRDQAELLAEAAEKAGVRADILKNYEVMMNINEKMTSLPDFVVFLDKDILLATFLKNVGIPVFNDPEVIETCDNKAKQYIQLAKNEIPMPITIIAPKVYPKFTIGGTGYYEQVLEKLGLPMIIKEGHGSFGMKVYLIETKDAFFAKVDELRGVDYVFQEFIATSRGRDIRVNIVGGEIIAAMYRYSETDFRANITNGGVATVVELSEAQQTLAIRAAEAVGAEFAGVDLLFGPDETPLVCEVNAAAHIRNIYTVTGINVADRMISYILGKLV encoded by the coding sequence TTGAAAAAATGTTGGGTCATTTATAATGGAAGTTTGACGAGTGATAAATTTCGTGATCAGGCTGAATTATTGGCGGAAGCTGCTGAAAAGGCAGGCGTGCGAGCGGACATCTTGAAAAATTATGAAGTGATGATGAACATTAATGAGAAAATGACATCACTCCCTGATTTCGTTGTGTTTTTGGATAAGGACATTTTACTTGCAACATTTTTAAAAAATGTAGGTATTCCTGTTTTCAATGATCCGGAAGTAATCGAGACGTGCGATAACAAAGCGAAACAATATATCCAACTTGCGAAAAACGAGATCCCAATGCCAATAACCATTATCGCACCGAAAGTGTATCCAAAGTTTACGATTGGCGGCACAGGCTATTATGAACAAGTGCTGGAAAAACTCGGATTGCCGATGATTATTAAGGAAGGCCATGGCTCATTCGGCATGAAAGTATATTTAATCGAAACAAAGGATGCGTTTTTTGCAAAAGTGGATGAACTGCGTGGTGTAGATTATGTATTTCAAGAGTTTATCGCGACAAGCAGAGGACGGGATATTCGAGTGAATATTGTCGGCGGTGAGATTATCGCAGCGATGTACCGCTATAGCGAAACGGATTTCCGCGCGAACATTACAAATGGTGGCGTTGCAACTGTTGTCGAGTTGAGCGAGGCACAACAGACTTTGGCAATCCGTGCTGCAGAAGCTGTAGGGGCAGAATTTGCAGGCGTCGACTTGTTATTCGGACCGGATGAAACTCCACTTGTCTGTGAAGTGAATGCTGCAGCGCATATCCGCAATATATATACTGTGACAGGCATCAACGTCGCAGACCGAATGATCAGTTATATTCTAGGTAAATTGGTATGA
- a CDS encoding valine--tRNA ligase, translating into MSTENMSMPTKYEPQTIEAGRYEWWLKGKYFEAQPDSGKDPYTIVIPPPNVTGKLHLGHAWDTTLQDILIRMKRMQGYDALWLPGMDHAGIATQAKVEEKLRGEGKTRYDLGREKFLEETWKWKDEYAGHIRQQWGKLGLALDYSRERFTLDEGLSKAVNEVFVRLYEKELIYRGEYIINWDPATKTALSDIEVIHKDVQGAFYHMRYPLADGTDSIEIATTRPETMLGDTAVAVHPEDDRYKHLIGKMVTLPIVGREIPIVADDYVDMDFGSGAVKITPAHDPNDFEIGNRHNLARVLVMNEDGSMNSLAGKYDGMDRFECRKAIVKDLQDMGVLFKIEEHMHSVGHSERSGAVVEPYLSTQWFVKMAPLAEEAIKLQQGEDKVNFVPERFEKTYLTWMENVHDWCISRQLWWGHRIPAWYHKETGEIYVGHDAPADLENWTQEEDVLDTWFSSALWPFSTMGWPDIDNAEFKKYYPNAALVTGYDIIFFWVSRMIFQGLEFTNERPFNDVLIHGLVRAEDGRKMSKSLGNGVDPMDVIDQYGADALRYFLATGSSPGQDLRYSTEKVEAIWNFANKIWNASRFALMNMDGMTYDEIDLTGEKSVADAWILTRLNETIDQVTKLADKYEFGEVGRALYNFIWDDFCDWYIEMAKLPLYGEDETAKKMTRSVLAYVLDNTMRLLHPLMPFITEEIWQNLPHEGESITVAAWPVADDSLTDIAKASNMKLLVDLIHAVRNIRAEVNTPMSKKVPLYIAAKDETTVAVLEANKNYIERFCNPETLTIGVGISAPGKSMSAVITGAELFLPLEGLLNLDEEIERLKKELTKWEGEVKRVQGKLSNERFMSKAPEAVVEEERAKEKDYLEKKAAVERRIEELKEI; encoded by the coding sequence ATGTCAACTGAAAACATGTCAATGCCAACAAAATATGAGCCGCAGACAATCGAAGCAGGCCGTTATGAATGGTGGCTAAAAGGAAAATATTTTGAAGCGCAACCAGACAGCGGGAAAGATCCATATACGATCGTCATTCCACCGCCGAACGTTACAGGGAAGTTGCACCTCGGTCATGCATGGGATACGACTTTGCAGGATATCCTCATCCGTATGAAACGTATGCAAGGATATGATGCGTTATGGCTGCCGGGTATGGACCATGCAGGCATCGCGACACAGGCGAAAGTGGAAGAGAAACTACGCGGCGAAGGCAAAACACGATATGATCTTGGTCGTGAAAAGTTCCTTGAAGAAACATGGAAATGGAAAGATGAGTACGCAGGCCATATCCGTCAGCAATGGGGTAAACTCGGTCTTGCGCTCGATTATTCAAGAGAAAGATTCACATTGGATGAAGGGCTCTCTAAAGCGGTTAATGAAGTATTCGTCAGACTGTATGAAAAAGAGCTGATCTATCGCGGTGAATATATCATCAACTGGGATCCGGCAACGAAAACGGCGTTATCCGATATCGAAGTCATTCATAAAGATGTACAGGGTGCATTCTATCATATGCGCTATCCACTAGCAGACGGTACGGATAGTATCGAAATTGCGACAACACGTCCTGAAACAATGCTCGGTGATACAGCTGTTGCAGTTCATCCTGAAGATGACCGCTACAAGCATCTGATCGGAAAAATGGTTACATTGCCGATTGTCGGACGAGAAATTCCGATTGTTGCTGATGACTATGTCGATATGGACTTTGGAAGCGGTGCTGTGAAAATCACTCCGGCACATGATCCGAATGACTTTGAAATCGGTAACCGGCATAATCTTGCTCGCGTACTCGTCATGAACGAAGACGGATCGATGAATAGTCTAGCTGGCAAATACGATGGTATGGACCGCTTCGAATGCCGTAAAGCGATCGTCAAAGATTTACAAGATATGGGTGTTTTATTCAAAATCGAAGAGCATATGCACTCCGTCGGCCACTCGGAAAGAAGTGGCGCAGTTGTTGAGCCTTATTTATCGACACAATGGTTTGTCAAAATGGCGCCGCTTGCTGAAGAAGCGATTAAGCTTCAGCAAGGTGAAGACAAAGTCAACTTCGTTCCGGAACGTTTTGAGAAGACCTATTTGACATGGATGGAAAATGTGCATGACTGGTGTATTTCCCGGCAGCTTTGGTGGGGCCACCGAATTCCTGCATGGTACCACAAGGAGACAGGTGAAATCTATGTAGGGCACGATGCACCTGCTGACCTTGAAAATTGGACGCAAGAAGAAGACGTTCTCGATACATGGTTCTCCTCTGCATTATGGCCGTTTTCAACGATGGGTTGGCCGGATATCGACAACGCAGAGTTCAAAAAGTATTATCCGAATGCAGCACTTGTAACAGGCTATGATATTATCTTCTTCTGGGTTTCTCGGATGATTTTCCAAGGTCTTGAGTTCACGAACGAACGTCCTTTCAATGATGTCTTAATCCATGGTCTTGTTCGTGCAGAAGATGGCCGCAAAATGTCCAAGTCGCTCGGTAATGGTGTCGATCCAATGGACGTCATCGATCAGTACGGCGCGGATGCATTACGCTACTTCCTTGCAACTGGATCTTCTCCAGGGCAGGACCTTCGTTATTCAACGGAAAAAGTTGAAGCAATTTGGAACTTTGCGAATAAAATCTGGAATGCCTCCCGTTTCGCGTTAATGAATATGGATGGTATGACGTATGACGAAATCGATTTAACAGGCGAAAAGTCCGTCGCAGATGCATGGATCCTAACTCGCCTGAACGAAACGATCGATCAGGTGACGAAGCTCGCTGACAAATATGAATTCGGTGAAGTGGGCCGAGCGCTCTATAACTTCATTTGGGATGATTTCTGTGACTGGTATATTGAAATGGCAAAATTGCCATTGTACGGAGAAGACGAAACTGCGAAGAAGATGACGCGCTCTGTTCTAGCGTATGTTCTCGACAATACAATGCGCCTATTGCATCCGTTAATGCCGTTCATCACAGAAGAAATCTGGCAGAACTTGCCGCATGAAGGTGAATCCATTACAGTCGCAGCTTGGCCGGTTGCAGATGATTCATTGACGGACATAGCAAAAGCGTCCAATATGAAACTTCTTGTTGACCTCATTCACGCAGTACGTAATATCCGTGCAGAAGTGAACACGCCGATGAGCAAAAAAGTTCCGCTCTATATTGCTGCAAAAGACGAAACAACAGTAGCGGTGCTCGAAGCAAACAAAAACTACATCGAACGTTTCTGCAATCCTGAAACACTTACAATAGGCGTAGGTATTTCCGCGCCAGGCAAATCCATGTCCGCCGTCATCACTGGCGCTGAACTGTTCTTGCCGCTTGAAGGTTTATTGAACCTTGACGAAGAAATCGAGCGTCTGAAGAAAGAACTGACGAAGTGGGAAGGCGAAGTGAAGCGCGTCCAAGGTAAACTTTCCAACGAACGCTTCATGTCCAAAGCGCCTGAAGCCGTCGTCGAAGAAGAACGAGCAAAAGAGAAAGATTACCTCGAAAAGAAAGCGGCGGTCGAGCGCCGTATTGAAGAATTAAAAGAAATCTAA
- a CDS encoding bifunctional folylpolyglutamate synthase/dihydrofolate synthase: MIPKFDAYKKRFNIQSDDEIKPGLDSIKAALQKIGNPEKSLRIIHVAGTNGKGSTIAFMENVLKEQGFSTGVFSSPALVDVHDQIRSNGLPITTEEMDKSFERMKKAGLSGMLTDFELLTVAAFVTFERIRPDYVLLECGMGGLLDSTNVVTPLVSVITSIALDHVGFLGDDLGKIAGHKAGIIKKGVPVVVGPLPNEAYTIIKSKILETTSEIYRYGEEFLMDNHHFSSSEFHIDLPDRKMKGPHQAVNASVAIEALLQAGISLDNENIRKGIAEASLPYRFQEISPGVYVDGAHNPAAAKMLVETIRTELPGEKVDFVIGMLNTKDIKATLDELIPVAASFTFVSFPHPQAAKAIDLMASCQYSRKRMTNSDDDTILLIGEEGSKKIVAGSLYLVSGLLN; this comes from the coding sequence ATGATTCCTAAATTTGATGCGTATAAAAAGCGCTTTAACATACAAAGTGACGATGAAATTAAACCCGGTTTGGACAGTATAAAGGCGGCTCTTCAGAAAATCGGAAACCCCGAAAAAAGTTTGCGGATCATTCATGTGGCGGGGACGAACGGAAAAGGTTCGACAATTGCATTCATGGAAAACGTCCTGAAAGAACAGGGGTTTTCAACAGGCGTATTTTCTTCACCTGCTTTAGTCGACGTGCATGATCAAATAAGAAGTAATGGTCTACCGATCACTACGGAGGAAATGGACAAGTCATTTGAGAGGATGAAAAAAGCCGGACTAAGCGGTATGCTGACAGATTTTGAATTGTTGACTGTAGCGGCATTCGTTACTTTTGAACGCATCCGTCCTGATTATGTACTCTTGGAATGCGGAATGGGTGGGCTGTTGGATAGCACAAATGTCGTGACGCCGCTTGTTTCTGTCATTACATCGATTGCACTTGATCATGTAGGTTTTCTCGGGGATGACTTGGGCAAAATTGCTGGGCACAAAGCGGGTATTATAAAAAAAGGTGTTCCTGTCGTTGTTGGGCCCTTGCCAAACGAGGCTTATACTATAATTAAGTCTAAAATCCTTGAAACTACAAGTGAAATTTATAGATACGGCGAAGAGTTTCTGATGGATAATCATCACTTTTCATCGAGTGAATTTCATATCGACCTACCTGATCGAAAAATGAAAGGACCCCATCAAGCGGTGAATGCTTCTGTGGCAATCGAAGCATTACTGCAAGCGGGTATATCACTAGACAATGAGAACATCAGAAAAGGAATTGCAGAAGCATCGTTACCGTACCGTTTTCAGGAAATCTCCCCAGGCGTCTATGTTGATGGAGCGCATAATCCGGCAGCAGCCAAAATGTTGGTGGAAACAATTCGCACTGAGCTGCCAGGAGAGAAAGTGGATTTTGTAATCGGTATGCTCAATACGAAAGATATCAAAGCGACTTTAGATGAACTGATTCCTGTAGCCGCTTCATTTACATTTGTCTCATTTCCGCATCCGCAAGCCGCAAAAGCAATAGATTTAATGGCCAGTTGTCAGTATAGTAGAAAAAGGATGACAAATAGCGATGATGATACTATACTACTAATAGGCGAAGAAGGTTCGAAGAAAATAGTTGCAGGTTCTTTGTACCTTGTTTCTGGACTTTTGAACTAA